The region TTGGCGCCGCGGCGCCGTCCTTCCAGCAGGGCGTGCCCGGTCAGGCGCGCGCCGCTCATGCCGTAGGGGTGCCCGATGCTGATGGAGCCGCCGTTCACGTTGTACTTCTCCGGGTCGATGCCGAGGTGGTCGCGGCAGTACAGGGCCTGCACGGCGAACGCCTCGTTCAGTTCCCACAGGTCGATGTCGTCCACGCTCAGGCCGTGCCGTTTGAGGAGTTTCGGCACGGCGAACACCGGGCCGATGCCCATCTCGTCCGGTTCGCACCCGGCGATGGCGAAGCCCTTGAACAGACCCAGCGGGGCGAGGCCGCGTTCGCGGGCCACGTCGGCATTCATGACGACCACGGCGGCCGCGCCGTCGCTGAGCTGGCTGGCGTTCCCGGCGGTGATCACGCCGCCCTCGAACACGGGCTTCAGCTTGCCCAGGCCTTCCAGGGTGGTGTCGGCGCGGTTCCCCTCGTCCAGGGTGCGGGTGACGGTCTGGTCGCTGATCTCGCCGGTGGCCTTGTCCTGCACCTTCATGGTAGCGGTCATGGGGACGATCTCGTGCTCGAACAGTCCGGCCTGCTGGGCGCGGGCGGTGCGCATCTGCGAGTGGTACGCGTACTCGTCCTGCTGCTCACGGGTGATGCCGTAGCGCTTGGCGACGATCTCGGCGGTTTCCAGCATGGGCATGTAGATG is a window of Deinococcus grandis DNA encoding:
- a CDS encoding acetyl-CoA C-acyltransferase; protein product: MPEAVIVSTARTPIGKAYRGFLNDTHGSDLGAHAVTHAVARAGVDPAEIEDVIMGAGNPEGATGSNIARQIALRAGLPVSVAGQTVNRFCSSGLQTIATAANSVMAGQGDVYVAGGLESITLTQNEHANKYRLRGEWLMGHKPAIYMPMLETAEIVAKRYGITREQQDEYAYHSQMRTARAQQAGLFEHEIVPMTATMKVQDKATGEISDQTVTRTLDEGNRADTTLEGLGKLKPVFEGGVITAGNASQLSDGAAAVVVMNADVARERGLAPLGLFKGFAIAGCEPDEMGIGPVFAVPKLLKRHGLSVDDIDLWELNEAFAVQALYCRDHLGIDPEKYNVNGGSISIGHPYGMSGARLTGHALLEGRRRGAKHVVVTMCIGGGMGAAGLFEVL